One window from the genome of Paramisgurnus dabryanus chromosome 24, PD_genome_1.1, whole genome shotgun sequence encodes:
- the dennd2db gene encoding DENN/MADD domain containing 2Db isoform X2, which yields MNTVKNSTHQQHTTTDVDHHHRTMKKISSMFSTLQEKLHKATESSSALSKGTISKHAAPSGCDRSHTAQLFFEYLLVVSLKKKRGGEGYEPQITYQFPKREVMGRLQREEEERCMKAVHLFCFPDGINWAPLTQYSSETFSFVLTEVDGSRRNGYCRRLLPNGSGARIPEAYCIISHMACFGLFSKIFDEVEKRRQISKAMIYPFMQSLRESPLPAPGNTVKITSFIPEYGTEVISLTRPADSWLEHVDFQTLFSCLTDEEVLLVFAAVVLERRIIFISEELSTLSQVLHAVAALLYPFVWQHTFISTVPKVLIDVCWAPTPYLLGVQKNMLDLITDHSDLLIVDLSTRAKTKFIARIGDEESILPAKLKEEVLLALSARKHNAFVC from the exons ATGAACACCGTGAAGAACAGCACACACCAGCAACACACAACA ACAGACGTTGATCATCATCACAGAACCATGAAGAAGATCAGCTCAATGTTCTCAACACTACAGGAGAAACTACACAAAGCCa CTGAATCCTCCAGCGCATTATCCAAAGGCACAATTTCCAAACATGCAGCGCCCTCAGGCTGTGACCGGAGTCACACGGCTCAGCTCTTCTTCGAGTATCTGCTGGTGGTCAGTCTGAAGAAGAAGAGGGGTGGTGAAGGTTATGAACCTCAGATCACCTATCAGTTCCCAAAG cgtGAGGTGATGGGACGTCTACAGCGTGAGGAAGAGGAACGATGCATGAAGGCCGTTCATCTCTTCTGCTTTCCTGACGGCATCAACTGGGCTCCTCTTACACAATAcagcag TGAAACTTTCTCATTCGTTCTGACTGAAGTGGACGGCAGTCGGAGAAACGGTTACTGCAGGAGATTACTG CCGAATGGATCAGGTGCTCGTATCCCTGAAGCGTACTGTATCATCAGTCACATGGCCTGCTTCGGACTCTTCTCAAAG ATCTTTGATGAGGTGGAGAAGAGAAGACAGATCTCAAAGGCGATGATCTATCCGTTCATGCAGAGTTTGCGGGAATCTCCTCTTCCAGCTCCTGGAAACACAGTCAAGATCACCAGCTTCATACCAGAGTATGGGACAGAG GTCATCAGTTTAACTCGACCGGCTGACTCTTGGCTGGAACACGTGGACTTTCAAACGCTCTTCAGCTGTCTAACGGATGAAGAGGTGCTGCTGGTTTTTGCTGCTGTTGTATTGGAACGACGAATCATCTTCATCTCAGAGGAGCTCAG CACACTGTCACAGGTTCTTCACGCTGTGGCCGCACTCTTGTATCCGTTCGTATGGCAGCACACGTTCATCTCCACTGTTCCTAAAGTTCTGATTGATGTGTGTTGGGCACCGACGCCGTATCTGCTGGGGGTTCAGAAGAACATGCTGGACCTCATCACAGATCACAGTGAT CTGCTGATTGTCGACCTGTCAACTAGAGCCAAAACAAAATTCATAGCAAGA ATAGGAGATGAGGAGTCTATCTTGCCAGCTAAACTCAAGGAGGAAGTGTTGCTTGCCCTCTCAGCACGCAAACACAATGCTT TTGTTTGTTAA
- the dennd2db gene encoding DENN/MADD domain containing 2Db isoform X1 has translation MNTVKNSTHQQHTTTDVDHHHRTMKKISSMFSTLQEKLHKATESSSALSKGTISKHAAPSGCDRSHTAQLFFEYLLVVSLKKKRGGEGYEPQITYQFPKREVMGRLQREEEERCMKAVHLFCFPDGINWAPLTQYSSETFSFVLTEVDGSRRNGYCRRLLPNGSGARIPEAYCIISHMACFGLFSKIFDEVEKRRQISKAMIYPFMQSLRESPLPAPGNTVKITSFIPEYGTEVISLTRPADSWLEHVDFQTLFSCLTDEEVLLVFAAVVLERRIIFISEELSTLSQVLHAVAALLYPFVWQHTFISTVPKVLIDVCWAPTPYLLGVQKNMLDLITDHSDLLIVDLSTRAKTKFIARIGDEESILPAKLKEEVLLALSARKHNACTDEVNRLVSEAFLQVFITTVGHFSQHFKRCGNGRQFQKKSFLKAVEPKTHLSFVKLFIQTQMFDLFIRQEEETKSNPNGFFHSKVLEYQERRKREKTKTFTRGFVV, from the exons ATGAACACCGTGAAGAACAGCACACACCAGCAACACACAACA ACAGACGTTGATCATCATCACAGAACCATGAAGAAGATCAGCTCAATGTTCTCAACACTACAGGAGAAACTACACAAAGCCa CTGAATCCTCCAGCGCATTATCCAAAGGCACAATTTCCAAACATGCAGCGCCCTCAGGCTGTGACCGGAGTCACACGGCTCAGCTCTTCTTCGAGTATCTGCTGGTGGTCAGTCTGAAGAAGAAGAGGGGTGGTGAAGGTTATGAACCTCAGATCACCTATCAGTTCCCAAAG cgtGAGGTGATGGGACGTCTACAGCGTGAGGAAGAGGAACGATGCATGAAGGCCGTTCATCTCTTCTGCTTTCCTGACGGCATCAACTGGGCTCCTCTTACACAATAcagcag TGAAACTTTCTCATTCGTTCTGACTGAAGTGGACGGCAGTCGGAGAAACGGTTACTGCAGGAGATTACTG CCGAATGGATCAGGTGCTCGTATCCCTGAAGCGTACTGTATCATCAGTCACATGGCCTGCTTCGGACTCTTCTCAAAG ATCTTTGATGAGGTGGAGAAGAGAAGACAGATCTCAAAGGCGATGATCTATCCGTTCATGCAGAGTTTGCGGGAATCTCCTCTTCCAGCTCCTGGAAACACAGTCAAGATCACCAGCTTCATACCAGAGTATGGGACAGAG GTCATCAGTTTAACTCGACCGGCTGACTCTTGGCTGGAACACGTGGACTTTCAAACGCTCTTCAGCTGTCTAACGGATGAAGAGGTGCTGCTGGTTTTTGCTGCTGTTGTATTGGAACGACGAATCATCTTCATCTCAGAGGAGCTCAG CACACTGTCACAGGTTCTTCACGCTGTGGCCGCACTCTTGTATCCGTTCGTATGGCAGCACACGTTCATCTCCACTGTTCCTAAAGTTCTGATTGATGTGTGTTGGGCACCGACGCCGTATCTGCTGGGGGTTCAGAAGAACATGCTGGACCTCATCACAGATCACAGTGAT CTGCTGATTGTCGACCTGTCAACTAGAGCCAAAACAAAATTCATAGCAAGA ATAGGAGATGAGGAGTCTATCTTGCCAGCTAAACTCAAGGAGGAAGTGTTGCTTGCCCTCTCAGCACGCAAACACAATGCTT GCACAGATGAAGTAAACCGGCTGGTGTCAGAGGCGTTCCTGCAGGTCTTCATCACAACTGTTGGGCATTTCTCACAACACTTCAAGCGTTGCGGGAACGGCCGTCAGTTCCAGAAGAAATCTTTCCTGAAAGCCGTGGAGCCCAAAACTCATCTCAGCTTTGTTAAACTCTTCATCCAGACGCAGATGTTTGATCTGTTTATACGACAGGAGGAGGAGACAAAGTCAAACCCTAAcg GATTCTTTCATAGTAAAGTGTTGGAGTATCAGGAGAGAAGAAAGCGAGAAAAGACAAAGACATTTACTCGAGGTTTTGTTGTGTGA